In Candidatus Sulfotelmatobacter sp., the following proteins share a genomic window:
- a CDS encoding COX15/CtaA family protein has product MFRAFSLAGAALAFLLAVLGSWVRINGAGMTCPDWPLCHGQLIPSLAGGVVFEWSHRLVAFVVGWVVLATLYLAWRERDRIAGLRAAVAFVAGVFVLQVALGGLTVFLSNSPWSVVVHWAAAMLLLAGLTVLAILATVAPRRIVVQHSFLGGLLTVCALLVLATMCAGAYVSSSGAGLACSTLPLCDGGSLTGTGAAQHAQMVHRVFAGALFLVATVAAYLAAATTPRVRTATLFAYALIVLQVMLGFANVAWDLPMVLREAHAANASATFIAFITALGFAAFDGTVPVRVRARTPVRASSANAPNAAGAGQ; this is encoded by the coding sequence ATGTTCCGGGCCTTTTCGCTCGCAGGCGCCGCTCTGGCGTTCTTGCTCGCCGTCCTGGGCAGCTGGGTTCGCATCAACGGAGCCGGGATGACCTGTCCCGACTGGCCCCTCTGCCACGGTCAACTGATCCCGTCGCTCGCCGGCGGGGTCGTGTTCGAATGGTCGCACCGGCTGGTGGCCTTCGTGGTCGGCTGGGTCGTGCTGGCGACGCTGTACCTGGCCTGGCGCGAGCGTGACCGCATCGCCGGCCTGCGCGCGGCGGTCGCCTTCGTGGCCGGCGTCTTCGTCCTGCAGGTCGCGCTGGGCGGCCTGACCGTCTTCCTCTCCAACAGTCCCTGGTCGGTGGTCGTCCACTGGGCCGCGGCGATGCTGCTGCTGGCGGGCTTGACCGTGCTGGCGATTCTGGCGACCGTCGCGCCGCGGCGCATCGTCGTGCAGCACTCGTTCCTGGGCGGGCTGCTGACGGTCTGCGCGCTGCTGGTGCTGGCGACGATGTGCGCCGGCGCCTACGTCAGCTCGAGCGGCGCCGGCCTCGCGTGTTCGACGCTGCCGCTGTGCGACGGCGGCTCGTTGACCGGCACCGGAGCGGCACAGCACGCGCAGATGGTCCACCGCGTCTTCGCCGGCGCGCTGTTCCTGGTCGCGACGGTGGCCGCGTACCTGGCCGCCGCCACGACGCCGCGCGTGCGCACCGCGACGCTGTTCGCCTACGCGCTGATCGTGCTGCAGGTGATGCTCGGCTTCGCCAACGTCGCCTGGGACCTGCCGATGGTGCTGCGCGAAGCGCACGCCGCCAACGCCAGCGCGACGTTCATCGCGTTCATCACCGCGCTGGGCTTTGCCGCGTTCGACGGCACGGTCCCGGTCCGCGTGCGCGCGCGCACGCCGGTGCGCGCTTCGAGTGCCAACGCGCCGAACGCCGCCGGAGCCGGTCAGTGA
- a CDS encoding heme o synthase, with translation MSSTLGRVDGVASAAGSSGGWRGRVHDYYELTKPRIIYLLLITTYAAMLMAARGLPPLVLTLWTLLGGALSAASAGAFNCVWDRDIDRLMNRTKTRPVARGAIRARDALIFAIVAQVVAFALLYRLVNPLAAWLSLGGNVYYVVIYTMWLKRITPLNIVIGGAAGAVPPLVGWAAVTNHLGSPAFALFAVIFLWTPPHFWALALMTNVDYDKAGIPMLPNVAGVARTKREIIIYSLVLVGVSLAFFPLHVLGPCYGGCALILGAVFLWDAWKVSGDSTKRQARVLFKYSLLYLALMCVAMVADRVI, from the coding sequence GTGAGCTCGACGCTCGGTCGCGTCGACGGCGTCGCCAGCGCGGCGGGGTCCAGCGGCGGCTGGCGCGGCCGGGTGCACGACTACTACGAGCTGACCAAGCCGCGCATCATCTACCTGCTGCTGATCACGACCTACGCCGCGATGCTCATGGCCGCGCGCGGTCTGCCGCCGCTCGTGCTCACCCTGTGGACGCTGCTCGGCGGCGCGCTCTCCGCGGCCTCGGCCGGCGCGTTCAACTGCGTGTGGGACCGCGACATCGACCGGCTGATGAACCGCACCAAGACGCGTCCGGTCGCGCGCGGTGCGATCCGCGCTCGCGACGCGCTGATCTTTGCGATCGTGGCGCAAGTCGTCGCCTTCGCGCTGCTCTACCGGTTGGTGAATCCGCTTGCCGCATGGCTTTCGCTGGGCGGCAACGTCTACTACGTCGTGATCTACACGATGTGGCTCAAGCGGATCACGCCGCTCAACATCGTCATCGGCGGTGCGGCCGGCGCGGTGCCGCCGCTGGTCGGCTGGGCCGCGGTGACCAACCATCTCGGCTCGCCGGCGTTCGCCCTGTTCGCGGTCATCTTCTTGTGGACGCCGCCGCACTTCTGGGCCTTGGCGCTGATGACGAACGTCGACTACGACAAGGCCGGCATCCCGATGCTGCCCAACGTCGCCGGCGTCGCGCGCACCAAGCGCGAGATCATCATCTACTCGCTGGTCCTGGTCGGCGTCTCGCTGGCGTTCTTCCCGCTGCACGTGCTCGGGCCGTGCTACGGCGGCTGCGCGCTGATCCTCGGTGCCGTCTTCCTGTGGGACGCATGGAAGGTCTCGGGTGACTCCACCAAGCGGCAGGCGCGCGTCCTGTTCAAGTATTCGCTGCTGTACCTGGCGCTGATGTGCGTCGCGATGGTGGCGGACCGCGTGATCTGA
- a CDS encoding MFS transporter, producing the protein MRRDGGGPRDLIVTEGASTAARTTVAGHEVDPGTVPLLLTLGLGVFAGALDLGVLSPALPALGAQFGVGPSALAWVFTLYLLANVVAIPIASTLADRTGRRGVYIACVALFGAGSVLAIAAPSYGVFLFARAIQAMGAGGIFPVATAAIADRVPVERRGAALGLVAATWGLAAIVGPAFGGVVTRYLSWHWVFVLNIPLAIAVIVLARTRVPATAPRVRGPLDVAGLITLALGLLSLMSLLTRLYRVGGRIDTALAWAMLAVGAISFALFFAVERRAAQPVIPPAFFRDRQLLVTYLLELFIGALEGSLFFVPAALVAAEHLGYAAAGGVAALGAICFVVVIPLSGRALDVVGSRAVLAVGTTLTAVGLGIFAFGFAHLWLALLAMVVAGLGFGSLLGAPTRYIITSRVGADRRASAVGLLSIVLIIGQIIGGSLGGGVASSHGSDVAGYRIAYLVFTAVAVAATLLTFALASHAAERAAQTTRATG; encoded by the coding sequence GTGCGTCGCGATGGTGGCGGACCGCGTGATCTGATCGTGACCGAGGGCGCGTCGACGGCCGCACGCACGACCGTCGCGGGACACGAGGTCGATCCGGGCACGGTCCCGTTGCTGCTGACGCTCGGCCTGGGCGTCTTCGCCGGGGCGCTCGACTTGGGCGTGCTCTCGCCGGCGCTGCCGGCGCTGGGCGCGCAGTTCGGCGTCGGCCCCAGCGCGCTGGCGTGGGTGTTCACGCTCTACCTGCTCGCCAACGTGGTCGCGATTCCGATCGCCTCGACGCTCGCCGACCGCACCGGCCGGCGCGGCGTCTACATCGCCTGCGTGGCGCTGTTCGGCGCCGGCAGCGTCCTGGCGATCGCGGCGCCGTCGTACGGCGTGTTCTTGTTCGCGCGCGCGATCCAAGCGATGGGCGCGGGCGGAATCTTCCCGGTCGCGACCGCGGCGATCGCCGACCGGGTGCCGGTCGAGCGGCGCGGCGCCGCGCTCGGCTTGGTCGCCGCGACGTGGGGCCTGGCGGCGATCGTCGGCCCGGCGTTCGGCGGCGTCGTCACGCGGTACTTGTCATGGCACTGGGTGTTCGTGCTGAACATACCGCTCGCGATCGCGGTGATCGTGCTGGCGCGCACGCGCGTGCCGGCGACCGCGCCGCGCGTGCGCGGGCCGCTCGACGTCGCCGGTCTGATCACGCTGGCGCTCGGCCTGCTCTCGCTGATGAGCTTGCTCACGCGCCTGTACCGCGTCGGCGGCCGCATCGACACGGCGCTGGCGTGGGCGATGCTCGCCGTCGGCGCGATATCGTTCGCGCTCTTCTTCGCCGTCGAACGGCGCGCGGCGCAGCCGGTGATCCCGCCGGCGTTCTTCCGCGATCGCCAACTGCTGGTGACGTATCTGCTCGAGCTGTTCATCGGCGCGCTCGAAGGCTCGCTCTTCTTCGTCCCCGCGGCGTTGGTCGCCGCCGAACATCTCGGCTACGCCGCGGCCGGCGGTGTCGCCGCGCTGGGCGCCATCTGCTTCGTCGTGGTCATCCCGCTCTCGGGCCGCGCGCTCGACGTCGTCGGCAGCCGCGCCGTGCTCGCGGTCGGCACCACGCTCACCGCCGTCGGCTTGGGGATCTTCGCGTTCGGCTTCGCGCACCTGTGGCTGGCGCTGTTGGCGATGGTCGTCGCCGGTCTGGGTTTCGGCTCGCTGCTCGGCGCGCCGACCCGCTACATCATCACCAGCCGCGTCGGTGCCGACCGGCGCGCGTCGGCCGTCGGGCTGCTCTCGATCGTGCTGATCATCGGCCAGATCATCGGCGGCTCGCTGGGCGGCGGCGTCGCCAGCTCGCACGGCTCCGACGTCGCCGGCTACCGCATCGCCTACCTCGTCTTCACGGCCGTCGCCGTCGCCGCGACGCTGCTCACGTTCGCGCTCGCCTCCCACGCCGCCGAACGCGCGGCTCAGACGACGAGAGCGACAGGGTAG
- a CDS encoding carboxypeptidase-like regulatory domain-containing protein, whose product MKAAITGILLAVALVLSAQMAWSAAMVVSGVVRYPSGAPVAGAIVSLQLVNGGLVTRTDASGHFLVQVDPAQVTSLTISREGFTVQTLSGNAFRAALVGPLGLVVVLGARPFSAPSATRPPTTAGAVGPKPPIQDSLFGFFTRATSIARRPYYGRYTYVLFPRQDRRSTVFLGRIVARFRQSNQPISGAPPGLVNTRAYNLFVLPARPAIETLHLSVLESLDATGFAHTVALFYDTTTATNLLDSYCAKSSRPSQRACWAPRGRGPFLLIALRPFKHWSAVDSAATVIPCDLSDIDEHDFDTVIDVIQRAYNTALPPDQDLPMPVLLTRLSPVLYKISGSLDAVGPTLFAFIDKLKP is encoded by the coding sequence GTGAAGGCCGCAATAACAGGAATACTCCTCGCGGTCGCTCTGGTTCTCTCTGCGCAGATGGCTTGGAGCGCCGCGATGGTGGTTTCCGGCGTCGTGCGTTACCCGTCAGGAGCCCCCGTTGCTGGCGCTATCGTCTCGCTCCAACTCGTCAATGGAGGCCTCGTGACCAGGACCGACGCGAGCGGTCACTTCTTGGTTCAGGTCGATCCCGCGCAAGTTACGAGCCTTACCATCTCGAGGGAAGGGTTCACGGTGCAGACCCTCAGCGGCAACGCGTTCCGGGCCGCCCTGGTCGGTCCACTCGGTCTGGTCGTAGTACTCGGGGCTCGGCCCTTTTCGGCGCCATCGGCGACGCGGCCACCAACGACCGCGGGAGCCGTGGGACCGAAGCCGCCTATCCAGGATTCACTCTTTGGATTCTTCACGCGCGCGACGTCGATTGCACGGCGACCGTACTACGGCCGGTACACCTATGTGCTGTTCCCGAGACAAGACCGGCGATCGACTGTCTTTCTCGGGCGAATCGTGGCGCGGTTCCGACAATCGAACCAGCCGATATCCGGGGCTCCGCCGGGGCTTGTGAATACGCGGGCCTACAACCTCTTTGTCCTTCCGGCACGGCCGGCGATCGAGACACTGCACTTGAGCGTGCTCGAGTCGCTAGATGCGACGGGATTCGCGCACACGGTTGCTCTCTTCTACGATACGACGACGGCAACCAATTTACTAGACTCGTATTGCGCGAAGTCTAGTCGCCCCTCACAACGAGCTTGCTGGGCACCTCGTGGACGCGGACCGTTCCTTCTCATCGCGCTCAGGCCGTTCAAGCATTGGAGTGCCGTCGACTCGGCGGCAACCGTCATACCGTGCGATCTCTCGGATATCGACGAGCACGACTTCGACACCGTAATCGATGTCATACAGAGGGCGTACAATACTGCGCTTCCCCCGGATCAGGACCTGCCGATGCCGGTCTTGCTGACCAGGCTGTCGCCGGTTCTCTACAAGATCTCCGGGTCTCTCGATGCCGTCGGGCCAACACTTTTCGCATTCATCGACAAATTGAAACCCTAG
- a CDS encoding SCO family protein — protein sequence MMLLVSIMWVIPGTAGAAARLHGVVLAVSAKDGTAVVRHDAFGSMPAMTMPFRIVPRARAAQLQAGATIDAEVDTRTHPWTLRNVVSTATEPLTDTGSSPPRHVTPLRVGDRVPDVPSFVDQEGRPFRFSSLRGRNVVLAFVYTRCRDARMCPLISAKFRRLQDSAGNRPLRLVEVSLDPAYDRPPVLRRYGRIFGQDPRRWTLVVGDADPTLDFAARFGITAIPDPAVGIIHAENTVTIDRTGTIVAMRGGTAWTPDELLAQIDALDGHSGDTLARFGGLGDLAVVLVVAAAFVYLLCRLAARFSSRTRKTHA from the coding sequence ATGATGCTGCTCGTGTCGATCATGTGGGTGATCCCAGGGACGGCCGGCGCGGCCGCTCGCCTGCACGGCGTCGTCCTCGCGGTCAGCGCGAAAGACGGGACGGCCGTCGTTCGCCATGACGCGTTCGGATCGATGCCGGCGATGACGATGCCGTTCCGTATCGTTCCCCGCGCGCGGGCCGCACAACTGCAAGCCGGCGCCACCATCGACGCCGAGGTCGACACCCGGACCCACCCGTGGACCCTGCGCAACGTGGTCAGCACGGCGACCGAGCCGCTGACCGATACGGGCAGCTCACCGCCGCGCCACGTGACGCCGCTGCGCGTCGGCGACCGCGTTCCCGACGTCCCTTCCTTCGTCGATCAAGAGGGACGGCCGTTCCGCTTCTCGTCGCTGCGCGGCCGGAACGTCGTCCTGGCCTTCGTCTACACGCGTTGCCGGGACGCGCGCATGTGCCCGCTGATCAGCGCGAAGTTCCGCCGCCTCCAGGACAGTGCGGGAAACCGTCCGTTGCGGCTGGTCGAGGTCTCGCTCGATCCCGCCTACGACCGGCCGCCCGTGTTGCGCCGCTACGGCCGGATCTTCGGCCAAGACCCGCGCCGCTGGACGCTGGTCGTCGGCGACGCTGATCCGACGCTCGATTTCGCCGCGCGCTTCGGCATCACGGCCATCCCGGACCCGGCCGTCGGCATCATCCACGCGGAGAACACCGTCACGATCGATCGCACCGGCACGATCGTCGCCATGCGCGGCGGCACCGCGTGGACGCCCGACGAGCTGTTGGCGCAAATCGACGCTCTCGACGGCCACAGCGGCGACACGCTCGCGCGTTTCGGCGGCTTGGGGGATCTCGCCGTCGTGCTGGTGGTCGCCGCCGCGTTCGTCTACCTGCTGTGCCGGCTGGCCGCAAGGTTTTCGTCGAGAACGCGTAAGACGCACGCATGA
- a CDS encoding VOC family protein: MYISVITLYVGDVERAIAFYTEKLGWTKTMDAAMGPDMRWVTVAPPGEKTQFTLFLDADEPRDEGKVIIEVEDVEKTAAQLTQRGVEITTPPRQEPWGGWAMFKDSEGNLLGLHSPPRG; encoded by the coding sequence ATGTACATCTCGGTCATCACGCTCTACGTCGGCGACGTCGAACGCGCGATCGCGTTCTACACCGAGAAGCTCGGCTGGACCAAGACGATGGACGCCGCGATGGGCCCGGACATGCGCTGGGTGACGGTCGCGCCGCCCGGCGAGAAGACGCAGTTCACGCTGTTCCTCGATGCCGACGAACCCCGCGACGAGGGCAAGGTCATCATCGAGGTCGAGGACGTCGAAAAAACCGCCGCGCAGCTCACGCAGCGCGGCGTCGAGATCACGACTCCGCCGCGGCAAGAGCCGTGGGGCGGATGGGCGATGTTCAAGGACTCCGAGGGCAACCTCCTCGGGCTGCACTCGCCGCCGAGAGGCTAA